A genomic segment from Etheostoma spectabile isolate EspeVRDwgs_2016 chromosome 11, UIUC_Espe_1.0, whole genome shotgun sequence encodes:
- the zgc:152951 gene encoding uncharacterized protein zgc:152951, producing the protein MEEFDSSALGRVTVYSIQGCPHCVQAKAILGRLGVPVCDVDVGRHPELRARVKELTGRSSVPQIFFNNIHVGGNDDLQKLAPEELQRLVNVVKKEPLPADAPPLPDENPPEDTTGETDGEFMCERDELADVIKDLKHGTVIGSHWRGLTLYKKSFSGDQLVDWLQKEKGMASAEACNTGQALLQKKYMVSVRGCGQQDGSFGKGKDALYRLLEDDPHSALNAGQTAACSPIQAAELSLLVRELVLKLFSEHLSADGKSVDYKGMSVNPAFERYCELAIQLQRVELLSLSREEKLAFFINIYNALVIHGYLRLGAPTNMWQRYRFFNYVSSPNWKEKFNYGMKWCSGGTERFAQLLRPFPKRPRYKFSLLKIIQTFSQIHQDIVGALPDAEPLIHFALNCGAKGCPNLKNTSQETLLKNTGHLLSGKILGLNSSTQPTTLQPLRRASPRESTPFWGFREKRMPQSISGDKADFGGTDEKLLKWVVEHMGDSPKKTSLQGVLSAGKTKVSFLPYDWSTNSTH; encoded by the exons ATGGAGGAGTTTGACAGCAGTGCACTGGGCAGGGTAACGGTGTACTCCATCCAGGGCTGCCCACACTGTGTCCAAGCCAAAGCCATCCTGGGACGTTTGGGAGTACCGGTATGTGATGTGGATGTGGGAAGGCATCCAGAGTTAAGAGCCAGAGTGAAGGAGTTGACAGGACGCAGCTCGGTCCCTCAGATCTTCTTTAACAACATTCATGTTGGGGGCAACGATGACCTACAGAAGTTG GCTCCTGAGGAGCTTCAGAGGTTGGTGAATGTGGTCAAGAAAGAGCCTCTTCCAGCAGATGCTCCACCACTACCAGACGAaaatccaccagaggacacAACTGGGGAGACTGATGGAG AGTTTATGTGTGAGAGGGATGAGTTGGCGGACGTGATAAAGGACCTGAAACATGGCACTGTGATTGGCAGTCATTGGAGGGGCCTGACTTTGTACAAAAAGAGCTTCTCAGGTGATCAACTGGTTGACTGGCTGCAGAAAGAGAAGGGCATGG CCAGTGCTGAGGCCTGTAATACTGGCCAAGCATTGTTGCAGAAGAAGTACATGGTCAGTGTTCGTGGCTGTGGGCAGCAGGATGGCAGTTTTGGAAAAGGGAAAGACGCTCTGTACAGGCTGTTGGAGGATGACCCTCATTCAGCCCTCAACGCAGGACAGACGGCAGCCTGCAGTCCCATCCAGG ctGCTGAGCTCTCTTTGCTTGTACGGGAGTTGGTTTTGAAATTGTTCTCCGAACATCTCTCTGCTGATGGCAAG TCTGTGGACTACAAGGGCATGTCAGTCAACCCTGCCTTTGAGCGTTACTGTGAGCTAGCCATTCAGCTGCAGAGAGTGGAGCTGCTTTCGCTCAGTCGGGAGGAGAAGCTGGCCTtcttcatcaacatctacaacgCCTTGGTCATCCATGGGTACCTACGCCTGGGGGCCCCCACCAACATGTGGCAAAGATACAGA ttcttcaACTATGTGAGCTCCCCAAATTGGAAGGAGAAGTTTAATTACGGGATGAAATGGTGTTCGGGGGGAACAGAAAGGTTCGCACAGCTTCTAAGGCCCTTCCCAAAACGACCCCGCTACAAATTCAGCCTTCTTAAAATCATCCAAACTTTTTCACAAATTCACCAAGACAttgt GGGGGCCCTTCCCGATGCTGAGCCCCTCATTCATTTTGCCTTGAACTGTGGCGCAAAGGGCTGccccaatttaaaaaatacctcccaggaaacacttttaaaaaatacgGGTCATCTACTATCTGGAAAAATTTTAGGGCTTAATTCGTCTACACAACCTACGACATTACAGCCCCTCCGACGCGCTAGCCCCCGGGAAAGCACGCCCTTTTGGGGGTTTCGGGAAAAGAGAATGCCTCAGTCGATATCGGGGGACAAAGCTGACTTTGGAGGAACCGATGAAAAG CTGCTGAAGTGGGTGGTGGAGCACATGGGAGACTCCCCAAAGAAGACCAGCCTGCAGGGTGTCCTTTCTGCTGGGAAGACCAAAGTCAGCTTCCTCCCTTACGACTGGAGCACCAACAGCACCCACTGA
- the c11h3orf38 gene encoding uncharacterized protein C3orf38 homolog: MSNMSTLSETERAGFTKILKSMSKGDLLALCDTVTNKLIVVENVTEAIETILLYTQNAEELLKRKKVYRELIFKYLAQEGVAMPPNSEKHQLVKRTLELWSSGKTVVDKSLPGERHMAEVGFDPVVLGQQFCQWFFQLLNSHNPLLGQPPQDWGPQHFWPDVKLRLFSVAGHEQMDEFLGAELVSSRLLALTGDEHLLLSPNMQPNGLRTLTSPHGLVLVAVAGTIHRGETCLGIFEQIFGLIRSPLEKNSWKIKFVNLKIKAQDALGGTDMVAPALSYNSTELQLLCS; encoded by the exons ATGTCGAATATGTCAACACTGTCAGAAACAGAGCGCGCAGGATTTACAAAGATACTAAAGTCTATGTCAAAAGGCGACTTACTGGCACTTTGTGACACAGTCACGAATAAGTTGATAGTTGTGGAAAACGTtacag AGGCTATTGAAACAATTCTCTTATACACTCAAAATGCTGAGGAGCTCCTGAAGAGGAAGAAGGTTTATCGCGAACTCATATTTAAGTACCTGGCCCAAGAAGGTGTGGCGATGCCCCCAAACAGTGAGAAACACCAGCTTGTGAAAAGGACACTGGAGCTTTGGTCGTCTGGGAAG ACCGTGGTTGACAAAAGCCTTCCAGGAGAGAGACATATGGCTGAGGTGGGCTTTGACCCTGTGGTCCTCGGCCAGCAGTTCTGCCAGTGGTTTTTCCAACTCTTAAACAGTCACAACCCCTTGCTGGGCCAGCCCCCTCAGGACTGGGGACCACAACACTTCTGGCCAGATGTGAAACTACGCCTCTTCTCTGT AGCCGGCCACGAACAGATGGATGAGTTCCTGGGTGCTGAACTGGTTAGCAGTCGTCTCCTGGCCTTGACTGGGGATGAGCACCTCCTCCTCAGTCCCAACATGCAGCCTAATGGCCTCAGGACACTGACCTCCCCCCATGGCCTGGTACTAGTGGCTGTAGCTGGGACAATCCACAGGGGCGAAACCTGTCTGGGCATCTTTGAGCAAATATTTGGCCTCATCCGCTCTCCGCTGGAGAAAAATAGCTGGAAGATCAAGTTTGTCAACCTGAAGATCAAAGCGCAGGATGCTCTGGGTGGGACAGACATGGTAGCGCCTGCCTTGAGTTACAACTCCACCGAATTGCAGCTTCTCTGCAGTTGA